The following proteins are co-located in the Procambarus clarkii isolate CNS0578487 chromosome 4, FALCON_Pclarkii_2.0, whole genome shotgun sequence genome:
- the LOC123752666 gene encoding serine/arginine repetitive matrix protein 1-like: MQERLPCLHDQGRRGYRASTTKAGEATVPPRPRQERLPCLHDQGRRGYRTSTTKAGEATVPPRPRQERLRCLYDQGRRGYGASTTKAGEATVPPRPRQKRLRCLHDQGRRGYGASTTKARDYGVSTTKAGEATVPPRPRQERLRCLHDQGRRGYGASTTKAGEATVPPRPRQEATVPPRPRQEATVPPRPRQEATVPPRPRQEATVPQRPRQEATVPPRPRQEATVPPRPRQEATVPPRPGQEATVPPRPRREATVPPRPRREASVPPRPRREATVPPRPRQDATEPPRPRQEATVPPRPRQEATVPPRPRLETTVPPRPRLETTVPPRPRLETTVPPRPRQETTVPPRPRQEATVPPRPRQEATVPPRPRQEATVPPRPRQKATVPPRPG; the protein is encoded by the coding sequence ATGCAGGAGAGGCTACCGTGCCTCCACGACCAAGGCAGGAGAGGCTACCGTGCCTCCACGACCAAGGCAGGAGAGGCTACCGTGCCTCCACGACCAAGGCAGGAGAGGCTACCGTGCCTCCACGACCAAGGCAGGAGAGGCTACCGTACCTCCACGACCAAGGCAGGAGAGGCTACCGTGCCTCCACGACCAAGGCAGGAGAGGCTACGGTGCCTCTACGACCAAGGCAGGAGAGGCTACGGTGCCTCCACGACCAAGGCAGGAGAGGCTACGGTGCCTCCACGACCAAGGCAGAAGAGGCTACGGTGCCTCCACGACCAAGGCAGGAGAGGCTACGGTGCCTCCACGACCAAGGCAAGAGACTACGGTGTCTCCACGACCAAGGCAGGAGAGGCTACGGTGCCTCCACGACCAAGGCAGGAGAGGCTACGGTGCCTCCACGACCAAGGCAGGAGAGGCTACGGTGCCTCCACGACCAAGGCAGGAGAGGCTACGGTGCCTCCACGACCAAGGCAGGAGGCTACGGTGCCTCCACGACCAAGGCAGGAGGCTACGGTGCCTCCACGACCAAGGCAGGAGGCTACGGTGCCTCCACGACCACGGCAGGAGGCTACGGTGCCTCAACGACCAAGGCAGGAGGCTACGGTGCCTCCACGACCAAGGCAGGAGGCTACGGTGCCTCCACGACCAAGGCAGGAGGCTACGGTGCCTCCACGACCAGGGCAGGAGGCTACGGTGCCTCCACGACCAAGGCGGGAGGCTACGGTGCCTCCACGACCCAGGCGGGAGGCTAGTGTGCCTCCACGACCAAGGCGGGAGGCTACTGTGCCTCCACGACCAAGGCAGGATGCTACTGAGCCTCCACGACCAAGGCAGGAAGCTACAGTGCCTCCACGACCAAGGCAGGAAGCTACAGTGCCTCCACGACCAAGGCTAGAGACTACTGTGCCTCCACGACCAAGGCTAGAGACTACTGTGCCTCCACGACCAAGGCTAGAGACTACTGTGCCTCCACGACCAAGGCAGGAGACTACTGTGCCTCCACGACCAAGGCAGGAAGCTACTGTGCCTCCACGACCAAGGCAGGAGGCTACAGTGCCTCCACGACCAAGGCAGGAAGCTACAGTGCCTCCACGACCAAGGCAGAAGGCTACAGTGCCTCCACGACCAGGGTAG